In Grus americana isolate bGruAme1 chromosome 4, bGruAme1.mat, whole genome shotgun sequence, one genomic interval encodes:
- the LOC129206130 gene encoding uncharacterized protein LOC129206130 isoform X1 has protein sequence MQPGRHLGNEEGILGSCSVVRKIMSVPCGAVSGDRSQMQSLLYGRLSFSAENSLPPSQTSSKTFSRYCGSLRLKRGEKGGKNKKSFPSPPPSLFLPPDLSEVGHDRALPRPGGPGLPSRPRPAASNAAEHGDPHTDLTHLLPLRCTNWASIQHPRSNSAAAINISPASHLPYQPTPSSAKHSNCLHLKSKDLMDVPLALLSDCVWLPTVICQGLEAQQDPRWVVMGNGGGF, from the exons ATGCAACCCGGCAGACACCTTGGGAACGAGGAGGGTATTTTGGGGAGTTGCAGTGTTGTGCGGAAGATCATGTCTGTGCCCTGTGGTGCTGTCAGCGGTGACAGATCCCAGATGCAGTCGCTACTGTATGGCAGATTGAGTTTCTCAGCAGAAaactctctccctccctcccaaacGTCTTCAAAAACCTTCTCCAGATACTGCGGGTCACTTCGGCTCAAACggggagagaaagggggaaaaaataaaaaaagctttccctctccccctccctctctcttcctcccgCCGGATCTCTCGGAGGTGGGCCATGACCGGGCCCTTCCCCGCCCGGGGGGCCCAGGCCTCCCCTCTCGCCCCCGGCCCGCTGCGAGCAACGCCGCCGAGCACGGGGACCCTCATACAG ATTTAACTCATCTTCTGCCACTTCGCTGTACAAACTGGGCATCAATCCAACACCCACGTTCAAACTCAGCCGCCGCAATCAACATCTCACCTGCTTCGCATCTACCCTACCAGCCAACTCCTAGCTCAGCCAAACACAGCAACTGTCTCCACCTCAAGTCCAAGGACTTGATGGATGTCCCTTTAGCCTTGCTTAGCGACTGTGTGTGGCTCCCCACTGTGATCTGCCAGGGTCTGGAGGCACAGCAGGATCCAAGATGGGTTGTGATGGGAAATGGAGGAGGATTTTAA
- the LOC129206130 gene encoding uncharacterized protein LOC129206130 isoform X2 translates to MQPGRHLGNEEGILGSCSVVRKIMSVPCGAVSGDRSQMQSLLYGRLSFSAENSLPPSQTSSKTFSRYCGSLRLKRGEKGGKNKKSFPSPPPSLFLPPDLSEVGHDRALPRPGGPGLPSRPRPAASNAAEHGDPHTGPQAG, encoded by the coding sequence ATGCAACCCGGCAGACACCTTGGGAACGAGGAGGGTATTTTGGGGAGTTGCAGTGTTGTGCGGAAGATCATGTCTGTGCCCTGTGGTGCTGTCAGCGGTGACAGATCCCAGATGCAGTCGCTACTGTATGGCAGATTGAGTTTCTCAGCAGAAaactctctccctccctcccaaacGTCTTCAAAAACCTTCTCCAGATACTGCGGGTCACTTCGGCTCAAACggggagagaaagggggaaaaaataaaaaaagctttccctctccccctccctctctcttcctcccgCCGGATCTCTCGGAGGTGGGCCATGACCGGGCCCTTCCCCGCCCGGGGGGCCCAGGCCTCCCCTCTCGCCCCCGGCCCGCTGCGAGCAACGCCGCCGAGCACGGGGACCCTCATACAG